CGAAGTCCGCCAGCCGGACGCGCAGCTCGGATGCCGCGCCGAAATCCAAATCACCCATTTCATCCGGATCGAGACAACTCTCCAGGATCTGCGCAAGCGCCTGTTCGAGGATGGCTCCGAGTACAAAGGTTTCGATCGTGGTAGCCTGCATTCTTGTGGAACCGGTGATGCTCTGCGGGCCGGTAGTCAAGTCGATATGGGTGATTGCCGGATTGTTGAGCACGGAGGCGCTGCGATCGAAAGGGAGCAGAACATCGATGGGGTTGTTGCATACAAAATACAGGTGGTTTCGTGCCTCCTCGATCGTTATTCCCTCGATTGGGCCATACTGATCCAGCGCCGCGAGAATCGTGCCGATCACCGAGGAGGTCTCGCCCCCTTCGGTCACACAGATCACCACGTCCCCTCGCCGGATGCCGTGGTCCCGCAACTGCAGGCTGCCGATCAACTGCAGATCTTCGAAGCCCTCCAGAGAACTGACCAGGGCCCGGTCGCCACCTGTCATTTCGCCTATCAAAGTGTCTTCAATGCCGTCACCGACGCGGGAACGCAGCTTTTGCCACAAGGGATGCTCTTTCGTCCGTTTCCAGAACGGCCGCCAGAAAGTGCTCTCCACTTGTTTGGCCAGGCGGCCGGTCGCACCGCAGCCATACACATAGATCTTGTGGCCGTGTAAGACCGCCTTTGCGATGGCTTCTACGGCTTGCTCCAAAAGAGCCGGGTCAATCTCCAGTTGCCTGATTCGTTCGGAAACGTCCCGATCCACCGAAAAGAGCATGTGCAAACCCGCTACCGTATCCGACTGAAGTACAAAACTCAGGTTCCAGGTTTTCGGGTGCCGCTGCTCGGTTAGGAGGCTGAAGAGGTGAAATTGTTTCCTGTTTTCGACATAGTCGATCGACAAAGGGGCCGGCTCGAGTTCGAGAAGATCGAGGAGTTGCGACATTCGGGATGCTCCCGGACAACTAAACTAAAAATCCTCTCCGATGGAACACAAAAACAGATCAAATAAGTTTCAATTAGATGCGGCTCCGCTGGCAGAGATGCCCCTATCGCCTACCGGCAAGAAACTCCTGAACCTGTTCCAGCGAAGCGCGGGCTGCGGGGGCATAAGGACTGTCAGGCCATTGCGAAAGGAACATTTGCAGGTTCAAAATGGCATTATCCGCTGTCATCATCGTGTCTAATTCACTTAAGGCAAGCGTGCCTGCGGGCATGGCACCTGTGTCGTAAGTGGCAAACTCTGCGATCGGCCATCCTTTTTCGCTGGCAGAGAGACACATCAGCTCGATTTGGATCACAGCAACGTCTAACTGTGCTGCCTGGACCAGTTCTTCCAGGTTTTTGTCCGATTCATAGAGATGGCTGAACTTGCTGAATTGATCGGCGGCTATGCGTAGGTTCTCCAACCCACCTTCCCGATAATAGCCGAGCGCCAGGGCCCAATGCGCGAGAGCCACAGCCTGATCATCCGGGTATGTTTTGATCAGGATCTGAAGTGCGAGTCGGGCTTCCAGGAATTTGTGGCTTCGGATAGAGCTCAAACTACTCTCAAGCATTAATCTGGCTCTGGGATCAGAATTTGCAAGGATGCGCCGCAGAGAAGTTACCTTCTCCAAATCTGGTTCAGCCACCTCGATGGACCTGATCCTGGTGACCAGCAGGGAAGATTTCAGAGGCGAAGTGGTGAGCGCCGCATGGTCTTTGACTGCTACGGCTTGATGAGGCTGCTGAGACGAGATGTGCTTTCGCGCGGATCCAGTCAACAGGAAGGTGCATGCCAGAATCAGTCCAACCACAACCAGGGGAATGGCCATTCGCCAGCGCATACCTACTCCGTTGGTCGATCCTAGGTAGGATCCATGCTCTGATGCAACAGTTCAAGAGAAAAACATCCCCAGACCGATTAATCTCTGCTCCGTGCCATCGAATCCAGATTCGGCGCTGCCGTGAGCACTGCTCGCACTTTGCCAGGGTCTGGAACGTCAAGCGTTCGCGCGGTGATCCATTCACAGCGGGTTCGAATCCCGCTGGCGAATATGCCGGAGCGGTGCCGAACAAACGGCCGGGGGCAATCGAAGGGTGTTCCGCACACCCGGCCGGTGGGGGAATTCGGCACAGTTACCGCCGGCCCCGTGCTATGCTTCCCCCGCCGAACAAAAACAATCGACCATGCTTCTCTGCACCTGCGATGTCTGACGTGGTCGCAATCCGAAAACGCTCAGCGCATCAAGGAGACGAACATGAAAACCAGCGCTCCGAGGTTCTGCATCGGGATCCTCGGCATACTGATACTGGCTTTTGCTGCCGGCCTCCTGGCCCAACGCGAGACAGCGCCGGAGCGCGATGCCCGGATGCAATGGTGGCGTGAGGCGCGCTTCGGGCTGTTTATCCACTGGGGATTATACTCAATCCCGGCAGGAGAATGGCAAGGACGGACCAACCATGCCGAGTGGATCCGCACCACGGCCCAGATCCCGCTCGCGCAGTACGACAAGTTCGTCGAGCAGTTCAATCCCGTCAAGTTCAACGCGGATGAGTGGGTCCGCACGGCAAAAGCGGCCGGCGTGAAGTACATCGTCATTACTTCCAAACATCACGACGGTTTCTGCCTCTTCGATTCGAAGCAGACCGATTTTGATGTCGCCTCGACCCCATTCAAACGGGATGTCCTGAAGGAGCTCGCCGACGCGTGCCATGAGCAGGGCATTCAGATCTGCTGGTATTACTCGATCATGGATTGGCATCATCCCGATTACCTCCCCAGGAGAGACTGGGAGAAGGACCGGACGGCACAGGGGGCGGATTTTTCCCGCTACATTTCCTACATGAAAAACGAGCTTCGGGAGCTGCTCACCCACTATGGCGAGATCGGCGTGCTCTGGTTTGACGGCGAGTGGGAAAGCACCTGGAATCAGAATCATGGCCGCGACCTGTACGACTATATCCGATCCCTGCAACCGCAGATTCTCATCAACAACCGCGTGGGCGCCGGGCGAAGTGGCATGGAAGGCCTCACCAAGGAAGGCGAATTCGGCGGTGACTTCGGCACCCCCGAACAACAGATACCCACCACTGGGCTTCCAGGGGCAGACTGGGAATCCTGCATGACGATGAACGATAACTGGGGCTACAACTCGCACGACAACAATTGGAAGTCGACGAGAATCTTGATCCGGATGTTGGCGGACACGGCGTCGAAGGGAGGCAACCTCCTGCTCAATGTCGGCCCCACGTCGGAGGGCCTGTTCCCCCAGCCCAGCATCGATCGGTTGCGCGAAATCGGCCAGTGGATGAGTGTTAACGGCGAAGCGATCTATGCCACCAAGGCCAGCCCCTTCAAGAAGCTGGACTGGGGACGCTGCACCTCGAAATCAATCAGCGGCGGCACCCGGCTTTACCTGCACGTCTTCGACTGGCCCAGTGACGGCAAGCTCGCGGTCCCCGGCATATTCAACGAACCCAAGCAAGCTTACCTGTTATCCGACAGCCGGAAGACTGCCCTTGCGGTCACTCGAAAGGAAGACGCTCTCGTCATTACAATCCCGACGGCCGCGCCGGACGCCAATGACAGCGTGGTGGTTCTGGACGTTGCCGGCAGAACAGATGTCAATGATGCGCCGGTGATTGAAGCCGACTTCACCATCTTTGTTGATAACCTCGACATTACCATTCGCTCTGACCGAGAGAACGTCCAGGTCCGATACACACTCGACGGCAGCGCGCCGAATGCAACTTCGCCGGTGACCGCCGGCAAAATCATCTTGAACGATACCACGGCGGTTTCTGCGCGTTGCTTCCGGGACGGCAATCCTGTCAGCCCGATTGTTCTGGCTCTCTTCAAAAAGGTCGATCCTCTGCCCCCGGTGAAAACTCACGTACTGCAAAGCGGGATGAACTATGCCTACTACGAGGGGGACTGGGATAAGCTGCCGGACTTCAAGTCGCTCAAGCCGCTGAAGGAAGGGATAGCGCCTGACCTCGACCTTTCCCCGCGAAGCCGACCGGAGTATTTCGGATTCGAATACACCGGGTTTATCCGGATCCCGGCACCCGATGTCTATGAGTTCTATATCGAAAGCGACGACGGCAGCAGATTGTACATCGGGGACTCCCTCGTGGTCGACAACGACGGATTGCATGGCACACGGGAAAAAAAGGGCGCCATCGCCTTGGCGGCCGGGGTGCATCCGATTCGAGTCGCGTATTTCAACAAAACCGGCGGATTGAGCCTGAAGGCCAATTATGCCAGCAAGAAGATAAAGAAACAGCCGGTCCCGCCTGCTATTCTCTTTCACGAGTAAGAAGGCTTGGCCGCTTTATCGTGCGAGGGACTGCTGTGCATCGCCTGAATGTTGCGAGGCTCAACGCTCAAGTGTATTAATGATTTATCAATAGGAAATCGCTTTTTGGTGCTGGGTGGAGAATAGGGCAGGTTGGGGCGGAAATCCTGCTGAATTGTCCCGGCTGCTGGGTTCGAAGGTCGGTTCGGGACCGAAATGGAGGGAACGGGGGCGGGGGAGCGTCCCTCGAGCTGCCATCGTCGTGGGGTTGAAAACGGCTCCGTCAGAGCCCCCGCCCAGCGGCAGCGTGGAGATGATCTTGCCGTCGTCTGGTTGAATGCATCGAAGAGAATGCCGTCCGGTTGACCCTGCACCTCTGAATATTCCGGGTACACACACGTTGCGGATTCTACACCCCGGAGATGCTCCAGCGGTGAGATTTGCAGCCAAATCCCTCTCAGTCTCCTGAGCGCCGGCGGGATGTTCCGTCTGGGCCCTGCCAGCTCGAACCGACGGCCGCGGCGGGGAGCACGCTTGGCGGGCGCGGGCCCGGCGCACGTGCGACCACGCGGCGTAGTCGTTGATCAGCTGCTGCCCGATAGCGCAACCGGTGTGCGCAGGGGAGGACCATTCCTTAGCTGTTGGTCACCAATCCGAGTGCCGTGTGGTTGATGCGCTCGGCCATCAAACGGATCAACTCCGCGTTCAAAACGGCTGTCATCCGTGACCCTAGTTATCTGCCCCCCAAAGTGGCGAGTTGGGCGCGCGGGTCGTAGTCGAACTCGGCGGCTGACTTGACGGTCAGGGTGTCCGGCACGGTCACCGGCGGTTCGCCCTTGATCGATTTGACGAGCTCGAATGCCTTCGCCACAGCCGGTTCCTCGCCTTCGATCGAAAGCACCACCGCTCCTTCGGAACCGCCGACGCCGCCCGAACTGATGTGAGTCGCCCTGACACCGGCAAGTACGCCAAGCGCCTGAATTTCAGTGAGGACAGTGCCGAGCACCACAGGCGTGAGGCGCGCCGGCATGCCCATGCTGTATTTGAAGTAGTACACCCCCGAGTGCCGGGCGGCTTCCATGACCGATGGAATCAGCTTTTCCAGTCCGACAGGCAGGATCAGGTGGGCACCCCGGGGTGTCACAACCGGCCAAGCCATCCCGATCGTGCCGCCTGTAAGCGAGGAGGTCAGCACGCCTGCATTCCCCTCCGGGTCTATGGCATTGGCACCTTTGATGAATACGTCGTCGGGACCGAAGCTGAGAATCTCAACTTTGGAATCGGCGCCCTCGACGACTTTACCGTTGCGGATGACGTGATGCGAGCACGCCGGGGGACCGGAGTTTCCCGTGGTAATGCCCCCGCACACCATCCCGAACGTAAGGCCCGCCTTCGGCTCGATCCGAATACCCAGCAGTTCTTCGGTGACGTAGGCGTTGGTAACGCCGCGTCCAATGATGATCGTGCCTTGCTCCATCGCGTGTTGCACTTCCGGCAACACGACCGTAGCTTTGGCGAGCAATCGCCGGGACTCGGATGGATTCAGCACCACCAAGGCCGCCACCCAGTTTTTCGTCCCTGGCTGCTTGCGTGGCACTTCCACTTCGTAATACATGACTGTTTTCTCCTCCCCTATCTGTTACAGAGGAGGCATTTTCATCCTACCACCCCTGGAGGAGCAACGAAAAAGAATGTCAGGGGCGTCGCCATGGAGAATTGCGCCTGTTGATGACTGAGTTTTCCCCGGAAGATGGTCGAAGTGCGCGCGCACCCTCCCGGGGCAGTGCATACGGCACTTTGCATGAGTGCCACTTCAAGTACCGCCACGATGGATTCGGAAAGATCGGGACGTCTCACACGTGCGCCGATCGCGGAGAGGATTCCTCGTGCTTCCCACGGCAACTCCTGATATTCTCGCCCCGCCAGTACAAAGCGTGCGCCTATACATCAATGAGGTTATAAATCCGGCACGTGCGGTGTTTCTCGGATGACATTGCTGCGTGCCGCACAATGAGAAGGGACGCCAATGAGTACAGCAGCATTCCCCGAGTTCGTCACCAATCTTCCCGAAGCGGACATTCCGTTTCCAGGTGTCCGAGGCATGATCTCACAGGCCCCGAACCATCAAATCATATTCATGGATATCGATCCCATTGGCCGGGTGGCGCCGCACCGCCACGGTGAGCAATGGGGCATCGTGGTGGAGGGGGAGATGGAGTTGACTATCGGGGGGCTGACGGGGAGATATCGAGCCGGCGACTCGTACCACATACCCGCCAACGTCGAGCACGCCGCCACATTTCTCACGCGGGTGCGGGTGATCGACGTATTCGCAGACGCCGACCGGTACCGAGCCAAGAGATAGCGGCGCCGGGAACCACGGTTGTACATCCCGGGCCACAACCTCAAAAATCCCTGACGTCGATGTTGTTGCCCCCGATCCACCAGATCGAGCGGCATCGAAGCTTCGATTTCCCCTCGACTTGACCTTATGCGATTTTTGTTTCTGACCGAACCGGAAGCACCTTATGATCAATATTTGTTTCAAAGACGAATACGCAAAGGCCGTCAATGCCAGCGATGCCAATGCCGTTGCCGCTCTAGGGATCCTTGCTTGGCCGATCATCGACTTACTGCGGCGGTGAACCAAACTTGTGAAAGGCGGTGAAATTGTATGTGGCAACAACCGTGCCGTCCGCCGCGATGATGGTGACTTTCCCGATCAGCGCTTTGCTCTTGCCGTCGCTGCCCGTGGTCGATTCGTTGCCGGCGCTGCTGCCGTTGAACACCACCATTCCGACGCTGCCGTCCGTGAAGGTCCTGCGATATCGGAATTGGAAGTTTGTGCCCACCCAGCTGCCCGATACCTCGGGCAGATCGGCAGCGACCGGAGACTCTACTTTGCCCGTACCCACCAGGTTGAAGCCGGCGAGATCGAATAGCCAGTAACCGGTCTCGATTGCGGCGCCGCCGGCGTCGGTGATCGTGTATTGAAAGCTGAAACCGAGCGGGCGCACGGGTATGTTTGTGTTCTGAAGACCATCCAGTCGCAGCGCCATGCACGGAACCGTACGGCCGGCTGCCGCCTCGATTACCAGCGTGCCCTGCTGGTTGAGGAAGGCAGGAAACATCTGCGAAATCAACTTGGCGTAGTGCTGCTTCGGCTGCAGAGTGACCGTGATCGGAGCGACAGCAAGGGTGGTCGCCTTGTACAGGGACAGTGTGACATCGACCGAATTGGTATCGGGATTTACGAAGGCCAGTCCGGCATCGCTGCCTGCTTCGCGCTGGTCTACCTGGACGACGGCAAGGCGATAGCGTTGCGGGCTGGTGGCGCCCACGGAATCGATCACCGTGGTGCCACTTCGTTGCCGATAAAGCAGGCTCGCCGAAATCTTGCCCCCGGACAACGTTGATCTCACCCGAATCCAGCCGTTCATGAGAGTTGTGCTCGTGCCTGTTATCAGAGTGGTGAATTCCTGAAACGGCCCGAGTGTTGCGCTGAGTGAGGAAGCCGGTGTTCCCCCGTCAAATTTGACCGGCAGTGGCGTACCGTTGTTGGTTCCCGCCAGCGACCCCTGGTATACCTCAATCACGACAGGGTTTGTGTTCTCCACTTCATTGATCACCTGCACCAGGGTTTCGTAGGCCGGGTTGCCGCCTAACGCGATTTGGGGGAATGCGAGATCCGACTGCGCATACAACGGTACAGCTAGAACAAGGAGCGACAGAACCACGCCATAACGGTACACAGCAACCCTCCTGGCACATGTTAGTGAGAACCTCATGTTTCCGACCCAATCCCCTGCCTAAGCCCTCAATCACCGACCCCGGTCTCTCACCAGAGGACGGCGTCGCGGGAGCAGGCGCAGGGGTTGGATGATGTCCGGTAGCTGGAAACTCTGCAGCAGGACCGCATTCAATTCATTCTGATCTACGCCGAACCACTGGATCAGGACTGCTGTATAAATGGCGCGGAAGTCCACGAGCATTTTCAGGTTGCCGCTGGAAAGATCGAGAAGACTGGGGTTGGCGCCTACAATTCCGCTCTTCACCATCTTCCCGATCAGGAAGACCGGTTCGGCGGTGCCGTGGTCGGTTCCCAGGCTCGCATTGGAGGCCACGCGGCGGCCGAACTCGGAAAAGGTCATCGCGATGACGCGATGACCGCAGCCGAGGAGTCCGAGGTCGTCGAAAAAGGCCTGGGCCGCGGTTGCGAGCTTGCCAAGCAGCGTGGCGTGGGTGCCCGTGGTCGTGTCGCTGGCAACAACCTGGTTGGAGTGGTTGTCGAATCCTCCGAGATTCACCAGATAGATCCTTGTCCTTAGCCCGCCGGCGATCAGGCGAGCGACAATCTTAAACTGGTCGGCCAGAGTGTTCTGACCTGCAGCGGGATACAGCGTCGACAGATTCTGAGCCTTGTCGGCGGCAGCCTTTACCCTGGCCGCATATCCGAGTGACTGGGCCGCTACCACTCGGATGAATGCCAGTTCCTGGCCTGCAGTGGTCGGTGGAATGTCATCCTGCCCGCCGCTGCTCGAACCGCTCACCAATTGATAGAAAGTGTTCGGATCCTGGATGGTGATGGCAGTCGATTGCGTCGGTCCTTGGAATCCCAGCGAAACCACTGACCCGATCTGGAGGGCTGGAGGATCCGGCATGTCCGCGTTCGGGAATCCGGACGGATAATCCGGAAACTCGTAGGTCAGATACCGTCCTGCCCAGCCCGTGGACAGGTACTGGTTGTAATCGGATGCAGTCAACCATATGTCCGTCGCGCGAAAATGCGAAAAGTTCGGAGACGGATAGGACACCCCTTGCACCACGCACAGTTCCCCGTTGTCATACAAGGCCTTCATCCCGGTCATGGCAGGGTGGAGCCCGGTCGCGTCCGTGAGCCGCAAAACCCGGTTTTGGGGGATCGCTATGTTGGCGCGTACGCTGAAATAGGCGGTGTACTGATCGAGAGGAATCACGGTATTGATTCCATCGTTTCCCCCGGCAAGCTGGATCAGGACCAGAACCCGATCGAGAGCAGCGCCGGTGCTCGCCAGGGCCGCCAGCGCCTGCGGCGGGCTGCCGGCATACAAACGGAAGCCATCCAGGCAAAAGGGCAGAGCCGAGAGGTGCGCGATACGCTTGACGAAATCTCTTCTTTCC
The Terriglobia bacterium genome window above contains:
- a CDS encoding cupin domain-containing protein: MSTAAFPEFVTNLPEADIPFPGVRGMISQAPNHQIIFMDIDPIGRVAPHRHGEQWGIVVEGEMELTIGGLTGRYRAGDSYHIPANVEHAATFLTRVRVIDVFADADRYRAKR
- a CDS encoding alpha-L-fucosidase translates to MKTSAPRFCIGILGILILAFAAGLLAQRETAPERDARMQWWREARFGLFIHWGLYSIPAGEWQGRTNHAEWIRTTAQIPLAQYDKFVEQFNPVKFNADEWVRTAKAAGVKYIVITSKHHDGFCLFDSKQTDFDVASTPFKRDVLKELADACHEQGIQICWYYSIMDWHHPDYLPRRDWEKDRTAQGADFSRYISYMKNELRELLTHYGEIGVLWFDGEWESTWNQNHGRDLYDYIRSLQPQILINNRVGAGRSGMEGLTKEGEFGGDFGTPEQQIPTTGLPGADWESCMTMNDNWGYNSHDNNWKSTRILIRMLADTASKGGNLLLNVGPTSEGLFPQPSIDRLREIGQWMSVNGEAIYATKASPFKKLDWGRCTSKSISGGTRLYLHVFDWPSDGKLAVPGIFNEPKQAYLLSDSRKTALAVTRKEDALVITIPTAAPDANDSVVVLDVAGRTDVNDAPVIEADFTIFVDNLDITIRSDRENVQVRYTLDGSAPNATSPVTAGKIILNDTTAVSARCFRDGNPVSPIVLALFKKVDPLPPVKTHVLQSGMNYAYYEGDWDKLPDFKSLKPLKEGIAPDLDLSPRSRPEYFGFEYTGFIRIPAPDVYEFYIESDDGSRLYIGDSLVVDNDGLHGTREKKGAIALAAGVHPIRVAYFNKTGGLSLKANYASKKIKKQPVPPAILFHE
- the bamD gene encoding outer membrane protein assembly factor BamD, producing the protein MAEPDLEKVTSLRRILANSDPRARLMLESSLSSIRSHKFLEARLALQILIKTYPDDQAVALAHWALALGYYREGGLENLRIAADQFSKFSHLYESDKNLEELVQAAQLDVAVIQIELMCLSASEKGWPIAEFATYDTGAMPAGTLALSELDTMMTADNAILNLQMFLSQWPDSPYAPAARASLEQVQEFLAGRR
- a CDS encoding DUF1501 domain-containing protein, translating into MERRDFVKRIAHLSALPFCLDGFRLYAGSPPQALAALASTGAALDRVLVLIQLAGGNDGINTVIPLDQYTAYFSVRANIAIPQNRVLRLTDATGLHPAMTGMKALYDNGELCVVQGVSYPSPNFSHFRATDIWLTASDYNQYLSTGWAGRYLTYEFPDYPSGFPNADMPDPPALQIGSVVSLGFQGPTQSTAITIQDPNTFYQLVSGSSSGGQDDIPPTTAGQELAFIRVVAAQSLGYAARVKAAADKAQNLSTLYPAAGQNTLADQFKIVARLIAGGLRTRIYLVNLGGFDNHSNQVVASDTTTGTHATLLGKLATAAQAFFDDLGLLGCGHRVIAMTFSEFGRRVASNASLGTDHGTAEPVFLIGKMVKSGIVGANPSLLDLSSGNLKMLVDFRAIYTAVLIQWFGVDQNELNAVLLQSFQLPDIIQPLRLLPRRRPLVRDRGR